From the Lolium rigidum isolate FL_2022 chromosome 2, APGP_CSIRO_Lrig_0.1, whole genome shotgun sequence genome, one window contains:
- the LOC124690008 gene encoding basic blue protein-like yields MAVRRSMSGSIGVVVLRLMLALCFATTLVCGQRDWTVGEGGGWTFGVAGWENGKPFSAGDALVFKYNPGMHNVVEVDEAGYNSCTAGAGARTYTSGNDNIRLSGGKTFYICSFPGHCQGGMKIAVATQ; encoded by the exons ATGGCTGTGCGAAGAAGCATGAGCGGCAGCATCGGCGTCGTTGTTCTCCGGCTGATGCTGGCCCTGTGCTTTGCGACGACCCTCGTCTGCGGGCAGAGGGACTGGAccgtcggcgagggcggcggttGGACCTTCGGCGTGGCCGGCTGGGAGAACGGCAAGCCATTCTCGGCCGGCGATGCGCTCG TGTTCAAGTATAATCCGGGCATGCACAACGTGGTTGAGGTGGACGAAGCTGGGTACAACTCGTGCACGGCCGGCGCCGGTGCCAGGACCTACACCTCCGGCAACGACAATATCAGGCTCTCCGGTGGCAAGACCTTTTACATCTGCAGCTTTCCTGGCCACTGCCAGGGAGGGATGAAAATCGCCGTCGCGACCCAGTAG